In one Shinella zoogloeoides genomic region, the following are encoded:
- a CDS encoding chemotaxis protein CheW: protein MSNAIKQSGAYLEIVSFHLGEQEFCIDIMAIREIRGWAPVTPMPHTPPYVLGLINLRGAVIPVIDMACRLGMKMTEPSERSAIIVTDIAGKLVGLLVEQVSDMMTIKSEALQPAPEIIPEAQRAFCRGIVALEKSMVCFLNLDTVIADELAQAA, encoded by the coding sequence ATGTCCAACGCCATCAAGCAGTCCGGCGCCTATCTCGAAATCGTCTCCTTCCATCTGGGCGAGCAGGAATTCTGCATCGACATCATGGCCATCCGCGAAATCCGCGGCTGGGCGCCGGTGACGCCGATGCCTCATACGCCGCCCTACGTGCTCGGGCTCATCAACCTGCGCGGCGCGGTGATCCCGGTCATCGACATGGCCTGCCGCCTCGGCATGAAGATGACGGAACCCTCCGAGCGCTCGGCGATCATCGTCACCGATATCGCCGGCAAGCTTGTGGGCCTCCTCGTGGAGCAGGTCTCCGACATGATGACGATCAAGAGCGAAGCCCTGCAGCCGGCGCCGGAAATCATTCCGGAGGCCCAGCGCGCCTTCTGCCGCGGCATCGTCGCGCTGGAGAAGTCGATGGTGTGCTTCCTCAACCTCGACACCGTCATCGCCGACGAACTCGCCCAGGCCGCTTAA
- a CDS encoding SCO family protein, producing MKTLRLVLWIAVALVAALLGWLTLEMTRAKDEVAGGPFGVPFELVAQDGKPITQKAFTGKPTALFFGFTHCPEVCPTTLFELDGWLAKVDPDGSKLQAYFVTVDPERDSPELIGQYVGNVSKRITGISGPTDKVLEMVKGYRVYYRKVPLDEAKPDGDYTMDHTASVFLLDAEGRFKGTIAYGENPEVAEEKLSNLIKG from the coding sequence ATGAAGACCCTGCGCCTCGTACTCTGGATCGCCGTCGCCCTCGTTGCCGCGCTGCTCGGCTGGTTGACGCTGGAAATGACCCGGGCCAAGGACGAGGTCGCGGGCGGCCCGTTCGGCGTGCCTTTCGAGCTCGTCGCGCAGGACGGCAAGCCGATCACGCAGAAGGCCTTCACCGGCAAGCCGACCGCCCTGTTCTTCGGCTTCACCCATTGCCCGGAAGTCTGCCCGACCACGCTGTTCGAGCTCGACGGCTGGCTCGCCAAGGTCGATCCCGACGGCTCGAAGCTGCAGGCCTATTTCGTGACCGTCGATCCGGAACGCGACTCGCCCGAACTCATCGGCCAGTATGTCGGCAATGTCTCCAAGCGCATCACCGGCATTTCCGGCCCGACGGACAAGGTGCTGGAGATGGTCAAGGGTTACCGCGTCTACTACCGCAAGGTGCCGCTCGACGAGGCCAAGCCCGACGGCGACTATACGATGGACCACACGGCCTCCGTCTTCCTGCTCGACGCCGAAGGCCGCTTCAAGGGCACCATTGCGTACGGCGAAAATCCTGAAGTCGCCGAAGAGAAGCTTTCAAACCTGATCAAGGGCTAG
- a CDS encoding 50S ribosomal protein L11 methyltransferase encodes MSEIRLYITTTEKGADAALSLMTDAFEDEGYAIATMEIDEKNDVWEASVYMFRPDEAEIRDRFAALLAADFPDAPIEREELPDIDWIAKSLEGLKPVRAGRFVVHGSHDRGTARSGEIAIEIDAGQAFGTGHHGTTAGCLEVIFNVMRARKVKRVLDLGTGSGVLAIAARKLAPAAVLATDIDPVATRVARENVRLNGIASGIALETAPGFHSTAFGRHGPFDLIIANILARPLMRMAPQLAAQLAPGGDVILSGILASQRWKVLAAYNGVGLRHVRTLWREGWVTIHLDNRR; translated from the coding sequence GTGAGCGAAATCCGCCTCTACATCACCACGACCGAAAAGGGGGCCGACGCCGCGCTCTCGCTGATGACCGACGCCTTCGAGGACGAGGGCTACGCCATCGCGACGATGGAGATCGACGAGAAGAACGACGTCTGGGAAGCCTCCGTCTACATGTTCCGGCCGGACGAGGCGGAGATCCGCGACCGTTTCGCTGCCCTCCTCGCCGCCGATTTTCCCGATGCGCCGATCGAGCGCGAGGAACTGCCTGACATCGACTGGATCGCCAAGTCGCTGGAAGGCTTGAAGCCCGTCCGCGCCGGCCGCTTCGTCGTCCACGGCTCGCATGACCGCGGCACCGCCCGCTCCGGCGAGATCGCCATCGAGATCGATGCCGGACAGGCCTTCGGCACCGGCCATCACGGCACGACGGCGGGCTGCCTCGAGGTCATCTTCAACGTGATGCGCGCCCGCAAGGTCAAGCGCGTGCTTGATCTCGGCACCGGCAGCGGCGTGCTGGCGATCGCCGCGCGCAAGCTGGCGCCGGCCGCGGTGCTGGCAACGGACATCGACCCCGTCGCCACCCGCGTCGCGCGCGAGAATGTGCGCCTCAACGGCATCGCCTCCGGCATCGCGCTGGAAACGGCGCCGGGCTTCCACTCAACCGCCTTCGGCCGTCATGGCCCATTCGACCTCATCATCGCCAACATCCTCGCCCGCCCGCTGATGCGCATGGCGCCGCAGCTTGCCGCACAGCTCGCCCCCGGCGGCGACGTCATCCTTTCGGGCATTCTCGCCTCGCAGCGCTGGAAGGTGCTCGCCGCCTATAACGGCGTCGGCCTGCGCCATGTGCGCACGCTCTGGCGCGAAGGCTGGGTGACTATCCATCTCGACAACAGGCGTTGA
- a CDS encoding aminopeptidase P family protein: MFQSFDVTSTPEFGRERADALRASFDTLGIDGFLVPRADEYQGEYVPACAERLSWLTGFTGSAGVALVMRGQAIVFVDGRYVTQLAEQVDGSVFAGGDLVGEPPHLWLQNHAPKGFRLGIDPWLHTGAEVRRLEKALAGVGGTLVFLPYNPLDKAWTDRPAEPLGRVTIQAIDHAGELARDKLVKMAEATAKVGADALAVTDPSSIAWIFNIRGSDVPHTPHPLARAIIPTDGRPQLFLDKRKTGIEQEAYLTQLADLVPPSQFDEAIAALSAEGKRILIDPDHAPFALAEIVRAKGGTLVEAADPARLPRACKNEVELQGSARAHLQDGAAMVEFLAWLDGTTSGTQTEIAVTKKLEDVRRSVGERQQNPLKDVSFDSIAGAGAHAAIMHYRVTTASDATIEPGTMFLIDSGAQYINGTTDITRTVAIGAVPEEQKRFFTLVLKGMIAISTARFPKGTRGCDLDPLARIALWKAGADFAHGTGHGVGSYLSVHEGPQRISRLSTQELLAGMILSNEPGYYRPGSFGIRIENLVHVLPAAPVEGGDMDMLGFATLTFCPIDRRLVLPALLTDEELAWLDAYHAETREKLLPLLSDDATKAWLEKATAPISR, translated from the coding sequence ATGTTCCAGAGTTTCGACGTCACCTCCACGCCCGAATTCGGCCGCGAACGGGCCGATGCCCTGCGCGCCTCCTTCGATACGCTCGGCATCGACGGCTTCCTCGTGCCCCGCGCCGACGAATACCAGGGCGAATACGTGCCGGCCTGCGCCGAGCGCCTGTCCTGGCTGACCGGCTTCACGGGTTCGGCCGGCGTCGCGCTCGTCATGCGGGGCCAGGCGATCGTCTTCGTCGACGGCCGCTATGTCACGCAGCTTGCCGAACAGGTGGACGGCAGCGTCTTTGCCGGTGGCGACCTCGTCGGCGAACCGCCGCATCTCTGGCTGCAGAACCATGCGCCGAAGGGCTTCCGCCTCGGCATCGATCCCTGGCTGCACACCGGCGCCGAAGTGCGCCGGCTTGAAAAGGCGCTCGCCGGCGTCGGTGGCACACTGGTGTTCCTACCCTACAATCCGCTCGACAAGGCCTGGACCGACCGTCCGGCCGAACCGCTCGGCCGCGTCACCATCCAGGCGATCGACCATGCCGGGGAACTTGCCAGGGACAAGCTGGTGAAGATGGCCGAGGCGACGGCGAAGGTTGGCGCGGATGCGCTCGCCGTCACCGACCCCTCCTCCATCGCCTGGATCTTCAACATCCGCGGCAGCGACGTCCCGCATACGCCCCATCCGCTGGCGCGCGCCATCATCCCGACGGACGGCCGGCCGCAGCTCTTCCTCGACAAGCGCAAGACCGGCATCGAGCAGGAGGCCTACCTCACCCAGCTTGCCGACCTCGTGCCGCCCTCGCAGTTCGACGAGGCGATCGCGGCGCTCTCGGCCGAAGGCAAGCGCATCCTGATCGACCCGGACCACGCTCCCTTCGCGCTCGCGGAGATCGTGCGCGCCAAAGGCGGCACGCTGGTGGAAGCGGCAGATCCCGCCCGCCTGCCCCGCGCCTGCAAGAATGAGGTCGAGCTCCAGGGCTCCGCCCGCGCCCATCTTCAGGACGGCGCGGCGATGGTCGAGTTCCTCGCCTGGCTGGACGGCACCACGTCCGGCACGCAGACCGAAATCGCCGTCACCAAGAAGCTTGAGGACGTACGCCGTAGCGTCGGAGAGCGCCAGCAGAACCCGCTGAAGGACGTCTCGTTCGACAGCATCGCCGGCGCCGGCGCCCATGCCGCCATCATGCATTACCGCGTGACGACCGCCTCGGATGCGACCATCGAGCCGGGCACGATGTTCCTCATCGATTCGGGCGCGCAATATATCAACGGCACGACGGACATTACGCGCACGGTCGCCATTGGCGCGGTGCCGGAAGAGCAGAAACGCTTCTTCACGCTGGTACTGAAGGGCATGATCGCCATCAGCACGGCGCGTTTCCCCAAGGGCACGCGCGGCTGCGACCTCGATCCCCTCGCCCGCATTGCGCTCTGGAAAGCCGGCGCCGATTTCGCCCACGGCACCGGCCACGGCGTCGGCTCCTACCTTTCGGTGCACGAAGGCCCGCAGCGCATATCCCGGCTTTCGACGCAGGAACTGCTTGCCGGCATGATCCTCTCGAACGAGCCGGGCTACTATCGTCCCGGCAGCTTCGGCATCCGCATCGAGAACCTTGTCCATGTCCTGCCGGCCGCGCCCGTCGAGGGCGGCGACATGGACATGCTCGGCTTTGCGACGCTGACCTTCTGCCCGATCGACCGCCGGCTCGTCCTGCCCGCCTTGCTGACGGACGAAGAACTTGCCTGGCTCGACGCCTATCACGCCGAGACGCGCGAAAAGCTGCTGCCGCTCCTGTCGGACGATGCGACGAAGGCCTGGCTCGAGAAGGCGACCGCCCCGATCAGCCGATGA
- a CDS encoding AzlD family protein: MDTLFHTQTLLIIAAGAIATYFTRVGGYIFITRMKRIPPRAEAALNAVPAAVLTTLVAPAAVTGGFDVSLTMAIAFLLGLRIALLPMLAAGWIVVMILRHVIG, from the coding sequence ATGGATACGCTGTTCCACACGCAGACGCTGCTGATCATCGCCGCCGGTGCCATCGCGACCTATTTCACCCGCGTCGGCGGCTACATCTTCATCACGCGCATGAAGCGTATCCCGCCGCGCGCCGAAGCGGCGCTGAACGCCGTTCCGGCGGCGGTGCTCACGACGCTCGTCGCACCGGCCGCCGTCACGGGCGGGTTCGATGTCAGCCTCACCATGGCGATCGCTTTTCTGCTCGGCCTGCGCATCGCGCTGCTGCCGATGCTGGCGGCGGGTTGGATCGTCGTGATGATCCTGCGTCACGTCATCGGCTGA
- a CDS encoding AzlC family ABC transporter permease gives MTPATKEEIRDAFRRGIAVAIAAAPFAVLFGAVAVDNGLSVAEAALMSATLYAGASQLVGVELFNHSVAPWLVVLSIFAVNFRHVLYSAAIAPHIRHFTFWEKATSLFLLTDPQFAETERRADAGIRVGYVWSMVLGLSVYVPWLCLTVVGAFLGNLIGDPKAIGIDVLLPIYFMGLVLGFRSRANWLPVVLASAAGSILALHFVGSPWHVSLGALAGIAVAAVLPLEDKESAVPAGETVEGEA, from the coding sequence ATGACCCCCGCTACGAAAGAAGAAATCCGCGACGCCTTCCGGCGTGGCATCGCCGTCGCGATCGCGGCCGCGCCATTTGCCGTCCTGTTCGGCGCCGTGGCCGTCGACAACGGCCTCTCCGTCGCGGAAGCCGCGCTGATGAGCGCGACCCTTTATGCCGGCGCGAGCCAGCTCGTCGGCGTCGAGCTGTTCAACCACAGCGTCGCGCCCTGGCTGGTGGTCCTGTCGATCTTCGCGGTCAATTTCCGCCATGTGCTCTATTCGGCGGCGATCGCGCCGCATATCCGCCATTTCACCTTCTGGGAAAAGGCGACCTCGCTGTTCCTTCTCACCGATCCGCAATTCGCCGAGACCGAACGGCGCGCCGATGCGGGAATCCGTGTCGGCTATGTCTGGTCCATGGTGCTCGGCCTCAGCGTCTACGTGCCCTGGCTGTGCCTGACGGTCGTCGGCGCCTTCCTCGGTAACCTGATCGGGGATCCCAAGGCCATCGGCATCGATGTGCTGCTGCCGATCTACTTCATGGGGCTCGTGCTGGGCTTCCGCAGCCGGGCGAACTGGCTGCCGGTCGTGCTCGCCTCGGCGGCAGGCTCGATCCTTGCGCTGCATTTCGTCGGCTCTCCCTGGCATGTCAGCCTCGGCGCGCTCGCCGGCATCGCCGTCGCCGCGGTCCTGCCGCTGGAGGACAAGGAAAGCGCGGTGCCGGCCGGCGAGACCGTGGAAGGGGAGGCGTGA
- the panB gene encoding 3-methyl-2-oxobutanoate hydroxymethyltransferase → MSVHTAKRRLAPADIKALKGERPIVSLTAYTTPVAKLMDPHVDFMLVGDSLGMVLYGLDSTVGVTIEMMIAHGQAVMRGSSNACVVIDLPFGSYQQSKEQAFATAARVLKETGCSAIKLEGGAEMAETVHFLTQRGIPVLGHVGLMPQLINTTGGYRSLGRNDKEVEKIRKDAAAIDDAGAFAIVIEGTVEPLAREITGKVKVPTIGIGASPACDGQVLVVDDVLGIFTDFKPRFVKHFANIAPIMSEAFATYAQEVKARSFPGPEHTFQLKKS, encoded by the coding sequence ATGAGCGTACATACCGCGAAACGCCGTCTGGCGCCGGCCGACATCAAGGCCCTCAAGGGCGAGCGCCCGATCGTCAGCCTCACCGCCTATACGACGCCGGTCGCCAAGCTCATGGACCCGCATGTCGATTTCATGCTGGTCGGCGACAGCCTCGGCATGGTGCTCTACGGCCTCGATTCCACCGTCGGTGTGACGATCGAGATGATGATCGCCCATGGCCAGGCCGTCATGCGCGGCTCATCCAATGCCTGCGTCGTCATCGACCTGCCGTTCGGCTCCTACCAGCAGTCCAAGGAGCAGGCCTTCGCCACGGCTGCCCGCGTGCTGAAGGAAACCGGCTGTTCGGCGATCAAGCTGGAAGGCGGCGCGGAAATGGCCGAGACGGTGCATTTCCTGACGCAGCGCGGCATTCCGGTGCTCGGCCATGTCGGGCTGATGCCGCAGCTCATCAACACGACCGGCGGCTACCGCTCGCTCGGCCGCAACGACAAGGAAGTCGAGAAAATCCGCAAGGACGCCGCCGCCATCGACGATGCCGGCGCCTTTGCCATCGTCATCGAGGGCACGGTCGAGCCGCTGGCGCGCGAGATCACCGGCAAGGTCAAGGTGCCGACCATCGGCATCGGCGCGTCGCCGGCCTGCGACGGGCAGGTCCTCGTCGTCGACGACGTGCTGGGCATCTTCACCGACTTCAAGCCGCGTTTCGTCAAGCACTTCGCGAACATCGCGCCGATCATGAGCGAGGCTTTCGCCACCTATGCGCAAGAGGTGAAGGCGCGCAGCTTCCCCGGTCCCGAGCACACGTTCCAGCTCAAGAAGAGCTGA
- the panC gene encoding pantoate--beta-alanine ligase → MQTLTTIAELRAALAPHRLDGRSIGLVPTMGYLHVGHMELARRARADNDIVVATIFVNPLQFGANEDLARYPRDLARDQAMLEAEGVHYLFAPGVQDMYPRPMETVVDVPKLGAELEGSVRPGHFAGVATVVTKLFNIAGPDRAYFGEKDFQQLTIIRRMVADLAQPVEVIGVPTVREADGLACSSRNVYLSAEERSAAAIVPRALEEAERLVAAGETDAKRLEEAVTAFLRAEPLARPEVVAVRDPETLAEVGGIGEKPVLLLLFVRFGSTKLLDNRVIDPKNVKTAKVA, encoded by the coding sequence ATGCAGACCCTCACCACCATCGCGGAGTTGCGCGCCGCACTGGCGCCGCACCGGCTCGACGGCCGCTCGATCGGCCTCGTGCCCACCATGGGCTATCTTCATGTCGGCCATATGGAGCTTGCCCGGCGGGCGCGCGCCGACAACGACATCGTCGTCGCCACCATTTTCGTCAACCCGTTGCAATTCGGCGCCAACGAGGATCTTGCGCGCTATCCGCGCGATCTCGCCCGCGACCAGGCGATGCTGGAGGCGGAAGGCGTGCACTACCTCTTCGCGCCGGGCGTTCAGGACATGTATCCCCGGCCGATGGAAACCGTGGTCGACGTGCCCAAGCTCGGCGCCGAGCTGGAAGGCTCAGTGCGTCCCGGCCATTTCGCTGGTGTCGCGACGGTCGTCACGAAGCTTTTCAACATTGCCGGCCCGGACCGCGCCTATTTCGGCGAGAAGGATTTCCAGCAGCTCACGATCATCCGCCGTATGGTCGCCGACCTTGCGCAGCCCGTCGAGGTGATCGGCGTGCCGACGGTGCGCGAGGCGGACGGGCTCGCCTGTTCCTCGCGCAATGTCTATCTCTCGGCCGAAGAGCGGAGCGCGGCCGCCATCGTGCCGCGCGCGCTGGAGGAGGCCGAACGGCTGGTCGCCGCCGGCGAGACGGACGCGAAGCGCCTGGAAGAGGCGGTGACCGCCTTCCTGCGCGCCGAGCCGCTGGCCAGGCCCGAAGTGGTCGCCGTGCGCGATCCGGAAACGCTGGCCGAGGTCGGCGGCATCGGCGAAAAGCCGGTTCTTTTGTTGCTTTTCGTGCGCTTCGGGAGCACGAAGCTCCTCGACAACCGGGTCATCGACCCGAAAAACGTAAAAACTGCAAAGGTAGCGTGA
- a CDS encoding DEAD/DEAH box helicase, with translation MTSFDGLAPAMAKALEKRGYTTLTPVQVAVSDPKIGDADALVSAQTGSGKTVAFGLALAPTLLEGEDRFERAASPLALVIAPTRELAMQVKRELEWLYEMTGAVIASCVGGMDVRTERRALERGAHIIVGTPGRLRDHITRNNLDLGAIRAVVLDEADEMLDLGFREDLEFILEAAPEDRRTLMFSATVPKEIAALAKNYQRNAMRISTAAEKEQHVDIDYRALLAAPADRENAIINVLRYYDAQNAIVFCSTRAAVNHLTARFNNRGFSVVALSGELSQNERTHALQAMRDGRARVCIATDVAARGIDLPNLELVVHADLPTNPDTLLHRSGRTGRAGRKGVSALIVTLNARRKAERLLQMANLKANWATPPSAEDILRRDDERLLADATLTDKIGEDEQDTIDALVAKFDARQLAAAVARFFKAGRSAPEDLIEVSVEQRKPRERGNDFIPSETKRPRDGFGASVWISVSVGRKQRAEPRWLIPMLCRNGNITKNEIGAIKMQPEETYVELSAAAADGFLGHLGPDSSLERGIRVTVLEGQPDLTPQPYTRTPGDKPAQRYDRPERRADWKPKGEFEKKGGFDKKPRFDKKREGDKPEGAAPRPHWKDRDEGGKKPAKPYAGAKPFKGKRDEKSAKPEGGPHKPKTKKPDRF, from the coding sequence ATGACGAGTTTTGATGGCCTCGCTCCGGCGATGGCAAAGGCGTTGGAAAAACGCGGCTATACCACTTTGACTCCGGTGCAGGTCGCCGTTTCCGATCCCAAGATCGGCGATGCCGATGCGCTGGTCTCCGCGCAGACCGGCTCCGGCAAGACGGTCGCCTTCGGCCTGGCGCTGGCTCCGACGCTGCTTGAAGGCGAAGACCGCTTCGAACGCGCCGCGAGCCCGCTCGCCCTCGTCATCGCCCCGACCCGCGAGCTTGCCATGCAGGTGAAGCGCGAGCTGGAATGGCTCTACGAGATGACCGGCGCCGTCATCGCCTCCTGCGTCGGCGGCATGGACGTGCGCACCGAGCGGCGCGCGCTGGAGCGTGGCGCCCACATCATTGTCGGCACGCCGGGCCGCCTGCGCGACCACATCACCCGCAACAATCTCGATCTCGGCGCCATCCGCGCAGTCGTGCTCGACGAAGCCGACGAGATGCTCGACCTCGGCTTCCGCGAAGACCTCGAATTCATCCTCGAAGCCGCGCCGGAAGACCGCCGCACGCTGATGTTCTCGGCCACCGTGCCGAAGGAAATCGCCGCGCTCGCCAAGAACTACCAGCGCAATGCGATGCGCATCTCGACGGCCGCCGAGAAAGAGCAGCACGTCGATATCGACTATCGCGCCCTGCTCGCCGCCCCCGCCGACCGCGAGAATGCCATCATCAACGTGCTGCGCTACTACGATGCCCAGAACGCCATCGTCTTCTGCTCGACGCGCGCCGCCGTGAACCACCTGACGGCCCGCTTCAACAATCGCGGCTTCTCCGTCGTCGCCCTCTCCGGCGAACTCAGCCAGAACGAGCGCACGCACGCCCTTCAGGCCATGCGCGACGGCCGCGCCCGCGTTTGCATCGCGACCGACGTTGCAGCACGCGGCATCGACCTGCCGAACCTCGAACTGGTCGTGCACGCAGACCTGCCGACCAACCCGGACACGCTGCTGCACCGTTCGGGCCGCACCGGCCGCGCCGGCCGCAAGGGCGTCAGCGCCCTCATTGTGACGCTCAACGCCCGCCGCAAGGCCGAACGCCTGCTCCAGATGGCGAACCTCAAGGCCAACTGGGCGACGCCGCCGTCAGCCGAGGACATCCTTCGCCGCGACGACGAGCGCCTGCTCGCCGATGCCACCCTGACGGACAAGATCGGCGAAGACGAGCAGGACACGATCGACGCACTCGTCGCGAAGTTCGACGCCCGGCAGCTTGCCGCCGCCGTCGCGCGCTTCTTCAAGGCCGGCCGCTCGGCACCGGAAGACCTCATCGAGGTGTCCGTCGAGCAGCGCAAGCCGCGCGAGCGCGGCAACGACTTCATCCCGTCGGAAACCAAGCGCCCGCGCGACGGTTTTGGCGCCAGCGTCTGGATCTCCGTATCGGTCGGCCGCAAGCAGCGCGCCGAGCCGCGCTGGCTGATCCCGATGCTCTGCCGCAACGGCAACATCACCAAGAACGAGATCGGCGCGATCAAGATGCAGCCGGAGGAGACCTATGTGGAACTCTCCGCCGCCGCCGCCGATGGTTTCCTCGGCCATCTCGGCCCGGACAGCAGCCTGGAACGCGGCATCCGCGTCACCGTGCTGGAAGGCCAGCCCGACCTGACCCCGCAGCCCTACACCCGCACGCCCGGCGACAAGCCCGCGCAGCGTTACGACCGGCCGGAGCGCCGCGCCGACTGGAAGCCGAAGGGCGAATTCGAGAAGAAGGGCGGTTTCGACAAGAAGCCCCGCTTCGACAAGAAGCGCGAGGGCGACAAGCCGGAAGGCGCGGCTCCCAGGCCGCACTGGAAGGACCGCGACGAGGGCGGCAAGAAGCCCGCAAAGCCCTATGCCGGCGCAAAGCCCTTCAAGGGCAAGCGGGACGAGAAGTCTGCCAAGCCGGAAGGCGGCCCGCACAAGCCCAAGACGAAGAAGCCCGACCGCTTCTGA
- a CDS encoding TIGR02587 family membrane protein, which produces MAHAESGTDEFNRFLTGLGRGVAGALFLALPMLMTMEMWYLGFYMARERLLLLLLVNFPLLVLLAHRIGFEQTFTWREALRDATIAYGIGIVTSVVVLTALGLLRGDMPTSELVGKVALQSMPASIGAMLGRSQLGHDDDEDDKETPYHGELLMMAAGALFLSLNIAPTDEMMVLAYKMTIWHALIVAVLSVALMHGFVYAVSFIGGHELSPETPWWHAFVRFTLPGYVIALSISVFALWIFERLGDSSAVEIMLSVVVLGFPASLGAAAARLIL; this is translated from the coding sequence ATGGCACATGCCGAGAGCGGCACCGACGAGTTCAACCGTTTCCTCACCGGTCTCGGCCGCGGCGTCGCGGGCGCCCTCTTTCTCGCTTTGCCGATGCTGATGACCATGGAAATGTGGTATCTCGGCTTCTACATGGCGCGCGAGCGCCTGCTGCTGCTCCTCCTCGTCAACTTTCCCCTTCTCGTCCTCCTCGCCCACCGCATCGGCTTCGAGCAGACCTTCACCTGGCGCGAGGCGCTGCGCGATGCGACGATCGCCTACGGCATCGGCATCGTCACCAGCGTGGTGGTCCTGACGGCGCTGGGGCTGCTGCGCGGCGACATGCCGACAAGCGAACTCGTCGGCAAGGTCGCCCTGCAATCCATGCCCGCCAGCATCGGCGCGATGCTCGGGCGCAGCCAGCTCGGGCATGACGACGACGAGGACGACAAGGAAACGCCCTATCACGGCGAATTGCTGATGATGGCGGCGGGCGCCCTCTTCCTCTCCCTCAACATCGCGCCGACCGACGAGATGATGGTGCTCGCCTACAAGATGACGATCTGGCACGCGCTTATCGTCGCCGTGCTCTCCGTCGCCCTCATGCACGGCTTCGTCTATGCGGTCTCCTTCATCGGCGGCCATGAGCTTTCCCCGGAAACGCCGTGGTGGCACGCCTTCGTGCGCTTCACCCTGCCCGGCTATGTCATCGCGCTTTCGATCAGCGTCTTCGCGCTCTGGATCTTCGAACGGCTCGGCGACAGTTCCGCCGTCGAGATCATGCTGTCCGTCGTCGTGCTCGGCTTCCCGGCCTCGCTCGGCGCCGCCGCCGCACGCCTGATCCTGTGA
- a CDS encoding TIGR02588 family protein, producing the protein MTRSEQGRHRERHDPHWIEWLTGIVSAILIVTMLGWVGWEAFTREATPPDLSVTVLTTEKTRAGYRVSFDIYNTATTTAAAVTVVGRLMDGDRVIEENHVIFDYVAAESKATGAILFDSDPAGYTVAIRPAGYTDP; encoded by the coding sequence ATGACCCGATCCGAACAAGGCCGCCACCGGGAACGCCACGATCCGCACTGGATCGAATGGCTGACCGGCATCGTCTCCGCGATCCTGATCGTGACCATGCTCGGCTGGGTCGGATGGGAAGCATTCACGCGAGAGGCGACGCCGCCGGACCTTTCGGTCACCGTCCTGACGACAGAGAAGACCCGCGCCGGCTATCGCGTCTCCTTCGATATCTACAATACCGCGACGACGACCGCCGCCGCCGTTACCGTCGTCGGCCGGCTGATGGACGGTGATCGGGTGATCGAGGAAAACCACGTGATTTTCGACTATGTGGCTGCGGAATCCAAGGCGACCGGCGCCATCCTCTTCGACAGCGACCCGGCGGGCTACACCGTGGCCATCCGGCCGGCGGGATATACGGACCCTTAA
- a CDS encoding M23 family metallopeptidase: MQLSLLILLTTQVVLPAFFLLWLWLPRPRDRLGWAMRVLYGACYFAFIAVIGRWDFLSSALAIVLPIVFVALAAVSYMPVRDRPWNSAASAIRTHGFTAAMAIFFLALAARALSGYGYQDTAVDLAFPFAAGTYYVGQGGSATSINYHHTDQSQRYALDIVALNGFGARAKGLMPKDLADYVIYGHEVTSPCTGVAISTHDGVDDNRISQTNTGEPAGNHIILACGTARILLAHLRKGSIAVSGGELVEQGEPLGRVGNSGNSSEPHLHMHAYLGGTLDYSTGQGLPMTFDGRFLVRGSTVTLP; this comes from the coding sequence ATGCAGCTGTCCCTCCTCATCCTCCTGACGACGCAGGTCGTCCTGCCGGCCTTCTTCCTCCTCTGGCTCTGGCTGCCGCGCCCGCGCGACCGGCTCGGCTGGGCCATGCGGGTGCTCTACGGCGCCTGCTACTTCGCCTTCATCGCCGTCATCGGCCGCTGGGATTTCCTGAGTTCCGCACTGGCGATCGTCCTGCCGATCGTGTTCGTCGCCCTGGCCGCCGTGTCCTACATGCCGGTGCGCGACCGTCCCTGGAACAGCGCGGCCTCCGCGATACGCACGCACGGCTTCACCGCGGCCATGGCGATCTTCTTCCTGGCGCTCGCTGCCCGCGCCCTCTCAGGATACGGCTATCAGGATACCGCCGTGGACCTCGCCTTCCCCTTTGCCGCCGGCACCTACTATGTCGGCCAGGGCGGCAGCGCGACGTCGATCAACTATCACCACACGGACCAGAGCCAACGCTATGCGCTCGATATCGTCGCGCTCAACGGTTTTGGCGCCCGCGCCAAGGGGCTCATGCCGAAGGACCTCGCCGACTACGTGATCTACGGCCACGAGGTGACGAGCCCCTGCACGGGCGTCGCGATCTCCACGCATGACGGCGTCGACGACAACCGCATTTCGCAGACCAACACTGGAGAGCCGGCGGGCAACCACATCATCCTTGCCTGCGGCACCGCCCGGATCCTGCTCGCCCATCTGAGGAAAGGCTCGATCGCCGTCTCCGGCGGCGAACTGGTCGAGCAGGGCGAGCCGCTTGGCCGGGTGGGCAATTCGGGCAATTCCTCCGAGCCGCACCTGCACATGCACGCCTATCTCGGCGGCACGCTCGATTACAGCACCGGCCAGGGCCTGCCGATGACCTTCGACGGCCGCTTCCTCGTGCGCGGCTCGACCGTCACGCTCCCCTGA